One segment of Toxoplasma gondii ME49 chromosome VI, whole genome shotgun sequence DNA contains the following:
- a CDS encoding hypothetical protein (encoded by transcript TGME49_244690) has translation MEDSGVSAAASSCVARSRANPFFLPSSYSWWGEAEASTETSSGNSPAERDAFASGAAAEATSSCGAASCAGVDESEEGRRLTWLKSQFAAASFWAIDDGEAATPGRSLPSHEMREAPPHAAAKGGASHPASAESVDAAACEASAGSSDLGDGSRAAEVLAASSGDIDAAACPDTRQDEILCPVFRLMLKHRCNLTLVGRRLCDSDLLLRTLAVVHGPADGAARDSSAGTDCPAGKKRKTDLQERLHRDEDWRQVLALDGEGEAGTADGAGSSRGDSLYLRHITLHVSPCSALARSAAAASAPREASSQPSSGEPESSRALQTVREEPESLPRTPSSRSDTGGAIGPAFSYGLLLVRLQALPEKVRAAVVEAGKPFGRLLEDHKVVREVMVEKKLHVHLRQSFFANAPPALARERPAGSDGDSETRDSRDTPAPQPLPECTCLPVTAAHGPSKDALTCTFGRWSVVLCNGKRAARVLEIVNSSLLLRAAALAREKSGERTAAGRPTEREPGSPTAASLPAPLGESLQAVKQTGAERQAQALSEEAEAALKHLSQVCLCSAQDCPVHKHLVDIPSVWGPPGGFATTRGAGTEKKAGAPARQPEGSEAERCFNCGSALCVEMFQRE, from the coding sequence ATGGAGGACTCGGGAGTTTCTGCTGCAGCTTCAAGCTGCGTCGCGCGATCCCGGGCAaatccgttttttctgccgAGTTCGTACAGCTGGTGGGGGGAGGCGGAGGCGTCCACAGAAACGAGTTCAGGGAATTCTCCGGCAGAACGCGACGCTTTTGCCAGTGGTGCAGCCGCAGAAGCAACAAGCAGCTGCGGCGCAGCGAGTTGCGCTGGAGTGGATGAGTCTGAGGAAGGCCGTCGCCTGACTTGGCTGAAGAGCCAGTTCGCAGCTGCCTCGTTCTGGGCCATCGACGACGGGGAGGCCGCTACACCCGGCAGATCTCTTCCGTCTCATGAGATGCGTGAGGCGCCGCCTCACGCAGCAGCAAAGGGAGGTGCATCGCATCCTGCGTCTGCGGAGTCGGTCGACGCCGCTGCCTGCGAAGCGTCCGCTGGCAGCAGTGACCTCGGCGACGGAAGCCGCGCTGCGGAAGTCCTCGCAGCGAGTTCCGGCGATATCGACGCGGCGGCTTGTCCTGACACGCGCCAAGACGAGATTCTCTGCCCAGTCTTTCGGCTGATGCTGAAGCATCGCTGCAACCTAACGTTGGTGGGGAGGCGCCTGTGTGACTCGGACTTGCTTCTTCGCACACTGGCGGTCGTCCACGGTCCTGCGGACGGCGCCGCGCGCGATTCAAGTGCAGGCACCGATTGCCCAGccggaaaaaagcgaaagacCGACCTCCAGGAAAGGCTGCACCGCGACGAGGACTGGCGTCAGGTCCTCGCCCTGGATGGCGAAGGGGAGGCGGGGACGGCGGACGGCGCCGGAAGCTCCCGCGGGGACTCCCTCTACTTGAGGCATATCACCTTGCATGTGTCTCCTTGTTCCGCGCTCGCGAGGTCAGCGGCTGCGGCCTCTGCGCCAAGGGAGGCGAGTTCTCAGCCCTCGTCGGGTGAACCTGAGAGCAGTCGAGCGTTGCAGACAGTCCGGGAGGAACCTGAGAGTTTGCCGCGGACGCCTTCCAGCAGGTCGGACACCGGCGGCGCCATCGGCCCGGCCTTTTCGTACGGCCTGCTCCTAGTGCGTCTGCAGGCTCTGCCGGAGAAAGTCCGCGCCGCAGTCGTCGAAGCCGGCAAACCTTTCGGGCGCCTGCTCGAGGACCACAAAGTCGTGCGAGAAGTGATGGTGGAGAAGAAATTGCATGTGCACTTGCGCCAGTCGTTTTTCGCCAACGCGCCGCCAGCTCTCGCGCGTGAGCGACCCGCTGGGAGCGACGGAGACTCCGAAACGAGGGACAGCCGCGACACCCCggcgcctcagcctctgcCGGAGTGTACCTGCTTGCCCGTAACAGCGGCCCACGGTCCTTCGAAGGACGCGCTGACATGCACCTTCGGTCGCTGGTCAGTGGTGCTATGCAACGGCAAGCGCGCAGCGCGGGTCCTGGAGATCGTGAACAGTTCTCTCTTACTCCGAGCAGCAGCGCTCGCGCGGGAGAAATCCGGGGAACGAACCGCCGCCGGACGCCCCACGGAGCGCGAGCCTGGGTCGCCGACAGCCGCGTCGCTTCCAGCGCCTCTGGGAGAGTCCTTGCAGGCGGTGAAGCAGACAGGCGCAGAACGACAGGCGCAGGCTCTCtcggaggaagcagaggctgCGCTCAAACACTTGAGCCAGGTTTGCCTGTGCTCTGCGCAGGACTGCCCGGTGCACAAGCATCTGGTGGACATTCCCTCAGTCTGGGGACCGCCTGGGGGCTTCGCAACGACCCGAGGGgcagggacagagaagaaggctggAGCGCCTGCGAGACAACCGGAGGGCTCCGAAGCCGAACGGTGCTTCAACTGCGGGAGTGCCTTGTGTGTAGAAATGTTCCAGAGGGAGTAG
- a CDS encoding hypothetical protein (encoded by transcript TGME49_244710) — MSGAQRLTFCSYFQRSPRAHHIDQGVIQRDATGTSLPGVHIVASPDDSSPEIWQNKAGRVAGSGRATPVNQCHGNQREPEREPSKGSLREATKDIFAWLPKQKSDSFSETCVPLFGKRNKNEEPDCSSLAALVARDLRQTETNEEPQVLPGVTSPSFWKKANWKT; from the exons ATGTCTGGTGCTCAGAGACTCACGTTCTGTAGTTACTTCCAGCGCAGCCCGCGAGCACATCACATCGACCAAGGTGTCATTCAGAGGGATGCCACAGGAACTTCACTGCCTGGAGTTCACATCGTGGCATCTCCAGATGATTCGTCTCCCGAGATATGGCAGAATAAAGCCGGGCGAGTTGCCGGGTCCGGTAGAGCAACTCCGGTGAATCAGTGCCACGGCAACCAAAGAGAACCGGAGAGAGAGCCGAGCAAAGGAAGCTTGCGGGAAGCAACCAAAGACATTTTTGCGTGGTTGCCAAAACAAAAGTCAGACTCTTTTTCCG AGACATGCGTCCCTTTGTTCGGGAAGCGAAACAAGAACGAAGAGCCAGATTGCTCGTCTTTGGCAGCACTGGTGGCGCGAGATCTCAGACAAACCGAGACCAACGAAGAACCACAAGTTCTCCCAGGAGTGACCTCCCCTTCGTTTTGGAAAAAAGCCAACTGGAAAACGTGA
- a CDS encoding NAD(+)/NADH kinase domain-containing protein (encoded by transcript TGME49_244700), translating to MDAANEREETVDCSRSNSRETPRSASAQEASRDAEGESAEREGREGREEREGREEREEREGREGEEQRQVHSSAEQERKCTSDRPAPHKASPEASALAQTENGERMRDSERRSRSEADDRRGETRHHGDGREEEHEEAKQAAQEAKEAKKELGFSDAPFVQVQDWLPQREHTRGYERNEEEEEDEGEDDEEGEMEDKEETPKSRSTVQIVQRRKEECYCVTEVDYIPRFWTTDLVCYFTNRPKVVLLIKRISSPSVTREAASLAMYMHRDLGLTVIVEPSAAEEMAAATRNAIPLKTWVDSACSPRQEEDSSRTSSSVFSPASAWSRTSPSPRSAPSVHLSPFVPASPSHASSSSSSSSCLPSSSSASSCSFSQRDSGAGSIPPPDASASASACEGARWPGASTSARRRRTRKRSSSPGPPAHLSEAVDLVVALGGDGTMLWVSRLFAASVPPVLGVSMGSLGYLTRFSLEEARRQLAEMTVRKEFSVNLRCRLKVCLLSAEEVVLESFVAFNECVIDRGFSSNLCSLDVYCNDCFFTTVAADGLILATPTGSTAYSMSAGGSMVHPKVPCILFTPICPHSLSFRPLILPDSVVLRIVAPEDARGSIWIAVDGRSRTQVKRGVSVLVSLSAFPFPMVARHPASCQDTWLESLKKGLNWNLRIRQGGLGGSGESPESLSCRSRWRAGGRESHEKREVEESESQSSSDESNQLSPRQCGVHCPRTRSSSRLSEVATSSLLRGPLHAFEEGERRLLSTSSASCFAESFSPPPSTRSASLPSGAAASQGCASSETPSTVALQPAPGGEPSKRTCFDAAGRHETSEEATETRPGRERQHDGMSGKDCVPLASSGVDPSRSSYRPAPPRRPPSPCSCSSCLSCSSAASLLASPLPPQQPPSRRRADVQREVHRSPCASGSASRAPSLCRSRDSRRHEDVSPEKSKDACECGGAESRLAGVVWRGRERGTRDGDSLAFSAAPGDLGAGAERPQAPSSVARSASCSEQQTWTGSPSRSLPSSSRREGPRLAKQRSPEVLRGPVLRVSSLQSCSPESPESLLWASEPVKALSRTVCSFRFSQDYKREHAGDETEEEELEGGEAGEGSEVDWRGRARGRECRAERGGERVWLDADDSAREGRRSGEEGGERDRSDGEDALKRRDPAALLCVHCSVVRQRGRCLPLAEWSRHQVNHHRVHRVISYGEEGEISRRRHRTSRQESEWAEREDGAWREEGDPREDAEPSEEGCSRRPRRSKDGGETARKAERRRAGERTEKKTRDMEKAAGERRSGQGVEETRLPRTSSEDSKQDLRGSLKTQEKNGERETETRHSPSECVKQEQEAEGHPRETWSLEEQERSELTIYRCDRKAVYQHNTTRIPDAPASEPRGNRQDVETRNGLELPSSTFFTEGQCLVPGAQEDWGGRFDATRVSEEVFTRRAILRETRQSRRASEAGRHSAERTAVSLDTDEQEEKTERAESKESRETKEQSQKASLTVGERAEVSLSPRSSQVEKAVIEKLEPGSEEELQSVLSDEERRETTDTGAESQQAADVREQEGRPSLECDDERADEARGLATLSRWRVDQSDLPRKENSSSVLREASLSVTSSSSSSASSSSPAVASPAFASLPSPSPVSLSSKERRIPHDPTNAPETPLAAKASDLQKAAEARGCAECLSAKVNATRSTPKVISSSTAAPGNDGASSRGGSRSLFKSSSTSFSQSSSPSLSRASLDSSSRSSSESVYRSAPSCPPWSSSLCAQGRFGERERTVGSDSPAPVTERLPALRSLSPKVRGETPQKGDTSPCRSGNALLGVLARGGSEASLRSSFSSPPRQQSFSRECFSHQLSEDLCVGGKAKSHFTEKEESLLPAIDAGASRPLSDGPRAFSDSLPASSTARSFLGVSAPADAPRNAGLLASSSFCPKFCSTSPQQPPSVSAPPSPEFALLTASSLPPNLSFSASSPSSFSGSRCLDPSEERPPWLASPQAQKPALPRCAFSAGALLAAFPEEEQSRMEQVEEGDNNLGSVGKRPWRRLGYREGRIWSETGRMRQTTGVTRPLCVEPRSSGSRGGKSRKSSVFMLPTGECTTMVRLVSRSGRKSSEVFRDVQDLSSFSSASTPLVSPAESPLLSTTPRGAHGNPCRSRRQLPQESSTGDSSVPPHASRPTQK from the exons ATGGACGCTGCAaatgagagagaggaaactgtCGATTGCTCACGCAGCAACTCGCGAGAAACGCCGAGAAGCGCCTCGGCCCAGGAAGCGAGTCGAGACGCCGAGGGGgagtctgcagagagagaggggagagaggggagagaggagagagaggggagagaggagagagaggagagagaggggagagagggagaagaacagagacaggtgCATTCGAGCGcggagcaagagagaaaatgcaCAAGTGACAGACCTGCGCCACACAAGGCCTCTCCCGAAGCCTCTGCACTCGCCCagacagagaacggagaaaggaTGCGAGActcagaaagaagaagccgtTCGGAAGCAGACGATcggagaggcgaaacgagACACCACGGTGacggaagggaagaagaacacgaagaagcaaaacaAGCAGCAcaggaagcaaaggaagCAAAAAAAGAACTTGGATTTTCAGACGCCCCATTTGTGCAAGTCCAGGACTGGCTGCCACAGCGGGAACACACTCGCGGTTATGaaagaaatgaagaagaggaagaagacgaaggagaagatgacgaggaaggagagatgGAGGATAAAGAAGAGACGCCCAAGTCTCGGTCGACAGTCCAAATTGttcagagaaggaaggaggaaTGCTACTGCGTTACGGA ggtcGACTACATTCCGCGTTTCTGGACGACCGATCTGGTGTGTTACTTCACCAACAGGCCGAAAGTTGTTCTCCTCATCAAGCGCATCAGCTCGCCTTCTGTGACGCGAGAGGCTGCTTCGCTGGCTAT GTACATGCATCGCGACCTGGGTCTGACAGTCATCGTTGAACCGTCGGCCGCGGAGGAAATGGCAGCTGCA ACTCGAAACGCCATTCCCCTCAAGACCTGGGTCGACAGCGCCTGCAGTCCacggcaagaagaagactctAGCCGgacgtcttcttcggtcttttctcctgcctctgcttGGTCAAGaacgtctccgtctcctcgttccGCCCCCTCTGTGCacctttctcctttcgtccCTGCATCCCCTTCTcatgcttcctcttcttcgtcttcgtcgtcttgtcttccgtcctcctcttccgcttcttcctgttcgttttctcagcGAGATTCAGGAGCTGGTTCGATCCCTCCCCCTgacgcgtctgcctctgcctctgcgtgTGAGGGCGCTCGCTGGCCGGGTGCTTCTACGTCTgcgaggcgacggcgaacGCGCAAAaggtcgtcttctccaggaCCGCCTGCGCATTTGAGCGAGGCCGTCGAcctcgtcgtcgctctgGGCGGAGATGGAACGATGCTTTGGGTCTCGCGGCTCTTCGCAGCCAGTGTGCCGCCGgtcctcggcgtctccaTGGGCAGTCTGGGCTACTTGACGCGCTTCTCGCTCGAGGAGGCGCGCCGGCAGCTGGCGGAAATGACAGTCCGGAAGGAATTCTCCGTCAACCTCAGATGCAGACTCA AGGTCTGTCTGCTCTCGGCGGAGGAGGTGGTGTTGGAGTCGTTTGTGGCGTTCAACGAGTGCGTCATTGACCGAGGATTTTCTTCGAATCTCTGCAGCCTAGACGTCTACTGCAACGACTGTTTCTTCACCACCGTCGCCGCCGATGGACTGATCCTCGCGACTCCAACAGGTTCGACGGCGTACTCGATGTCCGCTGGCGGATCGATGGTGCATCCCAAG GTTCCGTGTATTTTATTCACCCCCATTTGTCCGcattctctttcgtttcgtcCTCTGATTCTCCCCGACTCTGTCGTTCTACGAATCGTCGCGCCTGAGGACGCCCGCGGATCGATTTGGATAGCGGTAGATGGTCGGTCGCGAACGCAGGTGAAgcgcggtgtctccgtcctcgtttctctctctgccttcccaTTTCCAA TGGTCGCGCGGCACCCGGCTTCGTGTCAAGACACCTGGCTGGAGTCTCTGAAAAAAGGTCTCAACTGGAATTTGCGAATTCGCCAAGGTGGTCTCGGCGGCTCTGGGGAAAGCCCCGAAAGCCTTTCCTGCCGTAGCCGATGGCGCGCAGGAGGCCGAGAGTCGcacgagaagcgagaagtcgaggaaagtGAAAGTCAGTCATCAAGCGACGAGTCGAACCAACTTTCGCCGCGACAATGCGGAGTGCACTGCCCACGAACAAGAAGctcctcgcgcctctcggAGGTCGCCACTTCCTCTTTGCTTCGAGGACCTTTACATGCGTTTGAAGAGGGGGAAAGACGGCTTCTGTCgacgtcttctgcgtcttgctTCGCCGAgtcgttctcgcctcctccgtcGACGCGATCggcttcgctgccttctggGGCTGCGGCCTCTCAAGGCTGTGCGTCCTCAGAGACTCCTTCGACTGTCGCATTGCAGCCAGCGCCAGGGGGAGAACCGAGCAAACGGACATGTTTTGACGCGGCTGGAAGACATGAaacgagcgaagaagcgacagagacgagaccGGGCCGAGAGCGCCAGCACGACGGCATGTCTGGCAAAGACTGTGTTCCTCTTGCGTCCTCCGGTGTCGATCCAAGCAGGTCGTCATATcgtcctgcgcctcctcgccgccctccttctccttgttcctgttcttcctgtctctcctgctcttctgCAGCGTCTCTACTCGCCTCTCCCCTCCCGCCACAGCAACCTCCGAGCCGACGACGCGCCGACGTCCAGAGAGAGGTTCACCGTTCTCCCTGCGCCTCCGGCTCTGCCTCCCGCGCTCcgagtctctgtcgctctcgcgaTTCGCGGCGACATGAGGACGTGAGTCCAGAAAAGTCGAAAGACGCCTGTGAGTGCGGTGGAGCTGAATCACGACTTGCGGGGGTTGTTTGGAGAGGTCGAGAGCGGGGGACGCGTGACGGGGACAGTCTGGCTTTCTCTGCGGCTCCTGGGGATCTGGGCGCGGGGGCAGAGAGACCGCAGGCTCCGTCGAGTGTCGCGCGTTCTGCCTCGTGCTCTGAGCAGCAGACGTGGACGGGGAGTCCTTCAAGGAGCCTgccatcttcttctcggcgtgAGGGGCCGAGGCTGGCCAAGCAGCGCTCTCCCGAGGTTCTCAGGGGTCCTGTTCTCCGCGTTTCGTCGCTGCAGTCGTGCTCGCCAGAAAGTCCGGAAAGCCTCCTCTGGGCCTCGGAGCCTGTAAAGGCCCTCAGCCGAACTGTGTGCAGTTTCAGGTTCAGTCAGGATTACAAGCGAGAGCACGCAGGCGACgaaaccgaagaagaagagctggaaggaggagaagctggagagggTAGCGAGGTTGACTGGAGAGGTCGAGCGAGAGGTCGCGAGTGCAGGGCGGAGCGCGGAGGTGAGCGGGTGTGGTTGGACGCAGACGATTcggcgagagaggggagaagaagcggcgaagagggtggagaacgagacaggTCGGATGGCGAGGATGCGCTGAAAAGGAGGGACCCAGCCGCTTTGCTCTGCGTTCACTGCTCGGTCGTTCGCCAGCGAGGTCGCTGCCTTCCCCTCGCCGAGTGGAGTCGACACCAGGTAAATCACCATCGTGTGCACCGCGTCATTTCctacggagaagaaggagaaatcagccgaagaagacatcgaacgagcagacaggagagcgaatgggcagagagagaagacggtgcgtggcgagaagaaggagatccgagagaggacgcagaacccagcgaagaaggatGTTCAAGACGGCCGAGACGCAGTAAAgatggcggagagacagcgaggaaagcggagaggcgaagagcgggagaaagaaccgaaaagaagacaagggaCATGGAAAAAGCGGCTGGGGAACGACGAAGCGGCCAAGGtgtcgaggagacgcgccttCCTCGCACTTCTTCCGAGGACTCAAAGCAAGATCTGAGAGGTTCTCTGAAGACACAAGAAAAGaatggagagcgagagacagagaccagGCACTCGCCGAGCGAATGCGTGAAGCAAGAACAAGAAGCTGAAGGGCATCCAAGAGAAACATGGTCTTTGGAGGAACAGGAACGAAGCGAATTGACCATCTACAGATGCGACAGAAAGGCCGTGTATCAGCACAACACGACGAGAATTCCCGACGCCCCTGCCTCCGAGCcaagaggaaacaggcaAGACGTGGAGACTCGAAATGGCCTGGAACTGCCGAGTTCAACGTTTTTCACAGAAGGTCAGTGTCTTGTGCCGGGGGCGCAGGAGGACTGGGGAGGCAGGTTCGACGCAACGCGGGTCTCAGAAGAAGTTTTCACACGCAGAGCaatcctgagagaaacgagacagagccgCCGAGCATCGGAAGCCGGAAGAcactctgcagagagaacagccgTCTCGCTGGACACggacgagcaagaagagaaaacagaaagggccgagagcaaggagagcagggagacgaaggagcagagTCAGAAAGCGTCTCTGACGgtgggagagagagcagaggtTTCGCTATCGCCACGGTCCTCTCAGGTTGAGAAGGCCGTGATTGAAAAGCTGGAGCCGGGGAGTGAAGAGGAACTCCAAAGCGTCTTGTCGGatgaggaacggagagagacaacagacaCTGGAGCAGAGAGTCAGCAAGCCGCGGACGTtcgagaacaagagggaCGTCCAAGCTTGGAATGTGACGACGAAAGAGCGGACGAGGCGCGGGGTCTCGCGACCCTGAGCAGGTGGCGAGTCGATCAAAGCGACCtgccgagaaaagaaaacagttcCTCTGTCCTGAGGGAGGCTTCACTTTCTGTcacttcttcgtcctcgtcgagtgcgtcttcgtcctcacCTGCTGTCGCCTCACCTGCTTTCGCGTCGCTgccgtcgccgtcgcctgtttctctttcgtcgaaAGAACGCCGTATCCCTCACGACCCCACGAACGCTCCAGAGACACCGCTGGCCGCGAAGGCGTCAGACTTGCAGAAGGCTGCAGAGGCCCGCGGATGCGCagagtgtctctctgcaaaGGTGAACGCGACACGATCAACGCCTAAGGTTATCAGTTCTTCAACTGCTGCGCCTGGCAACGACGGTGCTTCATCCCGAGGTGGATCTCGGTCTTTGTTCAAGTCTTCGTCTACGTCTTTCTCCcagtcctcttctccgtctctctctcgggcGTCACTTGATTCTTCGTCTCGATCTTCCTCTGAGTCCGTGTATCGTTCTGCACCTTCCTGTCCGCCCTGGTCATCTTCGCTGTGTGCGCAAGGGCGTTTCGGCGAACGAGAGCGAACCGTCGGATCCGACTCTCCCGCGCCTGTCACCGAACGCCTGCCTGCTCTTCGTTCGCTGTCCCCGAAGGTGAGGGGTGAAACCccacagaaaggagacacctcgCCCTGTCGGAGCGGGAACGCCTTGCTCGGTGTGCTTGCACGAGGGGGGAGCGAGGCTTCACTTCGGTCGTCGTTCTCAAGTCCACCGAGACAGCAGTCGTTCTCCAGGGAGTGTTTTTCCCATCAGCTTTCCGAGGACTTGTGTGTcggaggaaaagcgaagtCTCACTTTACGGAAAAAGAGGAGTCCTTGCTTCCTGCAATCGACGCTGGGGCAAGCAGGCCGCTGTCCGACGGCCCCCGTGCGTTTTCCGATTCTCTCCCCGCTTCCTCGACCGCAAGATCGTTCCTCGGAGTTTCGGCGCCTGCGGACGCCCCACGGAACGCCGGTCTTCTCGCgagctcttccttctgtccaAAGTTCTGTTCCACGTCACCTCAGCAGCCGCCCAgtgtctctgcgcctccctCGCCGGAGTTCGCTCTGCTCACGGCCAGCAGCTTGCCGCCGAATCTgagcttctctgcgtcttctccctcgtcgttTTCGGGATCTCGATGTCTGGATccgagcgaggagaggccgCCGTGGCTCGCGTCCCCACAAGCACAGAAGCCGGCTCTGCCTCGCTGCGCTTTCAGCGCTGGCGCCCTTCTCGCGGCCTTCCCAGAAGAGGAGCAAAGCCGCATGGAGCaagtggaagaaggcgacaatAATCTGGGATCTGTAGGAAAGCGGCCCTGGAGGCGACTCGGCtacagagagggaagaatcTGGTCAGAAACCGGACGGATGAGACAAACGACTGGGGTCACTCGACCCCTCTGCGTGGAGCCCAGAAGCAGTGGAAGTCGCGGCGGCAAGTCCCGAAAGTCTTCGGTCTTCATGCTCCCCACTGGCGAGTGCACAACGATG GTTCGTCTGGTGTCGCGGTCGGGGAGGAAATCTTCGGAGGTCTTTCGAGATGTGCAAGATTTGAgttcgttttcgtctgcctcgaCCCCGCTGGTGAGTCCAGCAGAAAGTCCTTTGTTGTCTACAACGCCTCGAGGCGCTCATGGAAACCCATGTCGATCCAGGAGACAACTACCGCAGGAGTCTTCCACCGGGGACTCTTCGGTGCCCCCCCACGCGTCAAGGCCCACTCAGAAATAG